The proteins below are encoded in one region of Garra rufa chromosome 12, GarRuf1.0, whole genome shotgun sequence:
- the slc25a55a gene encoding solute carrier family 25 member 55a isoform X1: MSQQISLPAKLINGGVAGIVGVTCVFPIDLAKTRLQNQRQGHQVYKSMVDCLIKTVRSEGYFGMYRGAAVNLTLVTPEKAIKLAANDFFRCKLSRDGRGLTVFKEMVAGCAAGMCQVVITTPMEMLKIQLQDAGRLAAQQRKPGIIPATRLATTNTVLSRSYNVVPNTPRAISATQIARELVHTQGIQGLYKGLGATLLRDVPFSMVYFPLFANLNKLGKPSPDEAAPFYWSFISGCVAGSTAAVAVNPCDVIKTRLQSLSKGANEETYSGIIDCFSKIMNREGPSAFMKGAGCRALVIAPLFGIVQVMYFLGVGEFIMSQSPLKLISD; the protein is encoded by the exons ATGTCTCAACAAATCAG CCTCCCCGCCAAACTGATTAATGGTGGCGTTGCTGGCATCGTTGGGGTCACTTGCGTCTTTCCCATCGATTTGGCCAAGACCAGACTCCAGAACCAGAGACAAGGCCACCAAGTTTACAAGAGCAT GGTTGACTGCCTCATCAAAACAGTGCGATCTGAAGGATACTTTGGCATGTATAGAG GTGCTGCGGTTAATCTTACACTAGTCACTCCTGAGAAGGCCATCAAACTGGCTGCCAATGACTTCTTCCGGTGCAAACTCTCCAGAGATGG GAGAGGGCTGACTGTATTTAAAGAGATGGTGGCTGGATGTGCTGCTGGCATGTGCCAGGTTGTCATTACCACTCCAATggagatgctgaaaattcaactacAGGATGCTGGGAGGCTTG CTGCTCAGCAGAGAAAACCAGGCATCATTCCTGCCACTAGACTGGCGACCACAAACACGGTGTTGAGTCGCTCCTACAACGTGGTGCCCAACACACCCAGGGCCATATCTGCCACTCAGATCGCAAGAGAGTTAGTGCACACTCAAGGCATTCAGGGGCTGTACAAAGGCCTTGGAGCAACTCTATTGAG AGATGTACCTTTCTCAATGGTCTACTTCCCTCTCTTTGCGAATTTGAACAAATTGGGTAAACCTTCTCCTGATGAGGCTGCGCCATTTTATTGGTCGTTCATCTCTGGATGCGTTGCAGGCTCTACAGCTGCTGTAGCCGTTAACCCATGTGATG TGATTAAAACCAGGCTGCAGTCTCTGAGCAAAGGAGCCAACGAAGAAACCTACAGCGGCATAATTGACTGTTTTAG CAAGATCATGAATCGAGAAGGTCCATCTGCTTTCATGAAGGGCGCGGGCTGCAGGGCTCTCGTCATCGCGCCACTCTTCGGTATCGTGCAGGTCATGTACTTCCTCGGCGTGGGAGAGTTTATCATGAGCCAGTCTCCTCTAAAGCTAATCTCTGACTGA
- the slc25a55a gene encoding solute carrier family 25 member 55a isoform X2 produces the protein MVAGCAAGMCQVVITTPMEMLKIQLQDAGRLAAQQRKPGIIPATRLATTNTVLSRSYNVVPNTPRAISATQIARELVHTQGIQGLYKGLGATLLRDVPFSMVYFPLFANLNKLGKPSPDEAAPFYWSFISGCVAGSTAAVAVNPCDVIKTRLQSLSKGANEETYSGIIDCFSKIMNREGPSAFMKGAGCRALVIAPLFGIVQVMYFLGVGEFIMSQSPLKLISD, from the exons ATGGTGGCTGGATGTGCTGCTGGCATGTGCCAGGTTGTCATTACCACTCCAATggagatgctgaaaattcaactacAGGATGCTGGGAGGCTTG CTGCTCAGCAGAGAAAACCAGGCATCATTCCTGCCACTAGACTGGCGACCACAAACACGGTGTTGAGTCGCTCCTACAACGTGGTGCCCAACACACCCAGGGCCATATCTGCCACTCAGATCGCAAGAGAGTTAGTGCACACTCAAGGCATTCAGGGGCTGTACAAAGGCCTTGGAGCAACTCTATTGAG AGATGTACCTTTCTCAATGGTCTACTTCCCTCTCTTTGCGAATTTGAACAAATTGGGTAAACCTTCTCCTGATGAGGCTGCGCCATTTTATTGGTCGTTCATCTCTGGATGCGTTGCAGGCTCTACAGCTGCTGTAGCCGTTAACCCATGTGATG TGATTAAAACCAGGCTGCAGTCTCTGAGCAAAGGAGCCAACGAAGAAACCTACAGCGGCATAATTGACTGTTTTAG CAAGATCATGAATCGAGAAGGTCCATCTGCTTTCATGAAGGGCGCGGGCTGCAGGGCTCTCGTCATCGCGCCACTCTTCGGTATCGTGCAGGTCATGTACTTCCTCGGCGTGGGAGAGTTTATCATGAGCCAGTCTCCTCTAAAGCTAATCTCTGACTGA